The following are encoded in a window of Puntigrus tetrazona isolate hp1 unplaced genomic scaffold, ASM1883169v1 S000000001, whole genome shotgun sequence genomic DNA:
- the LOC122331502 gene encoding GTPase IMAP family member 7-like: MAERLSDIRIVLLGNTGSGKSASGNTILNKDLFDVKNSTGSVTENCTKQEANVDGRSISVIDCPGLFDTRDQSKEMLRHVTRQCMNLSYPGPHAFLLVMKLGVKFTEQEKNVIKWIQENFGEDAINYTIILFTHADVLRGKPIETYISKSNELKQLIKTCWGRYHSFNNENRNNRDQVTELLQMIRKMVLFNGGKEYAFQIYKEAQEIGKLSSKRH; this comes from the coding sequence ATATACGGATTGTGCTGTTGGGCAACACTGGATCAGGAAAAAGTGCATCAGGAAACACCATCCTGAATAAAGACCTTTTTGATGTGAAAAACTCTACAGGATCAGTTACAGAAAACTGTACCAAACAAGAAGCAAATGTGGATGGACGCAGCATATCAGTTATTGACTGTCCAGGTCTGTTTGACACTCGAGATCAGAGTAAAGAAATGCTGCGACATGTAACGAGGCAGTGCATGAACCTATCTTATCCTGGGCCTCATGCATTTCTGCTGGTGATGAAACTGGGTGTGAAATTTACAGAGCAGGAGAAGAATGTTATAAAATGGATTCAGGAGAACTTTGGAGAAGATGCCATCAACTACACCATCATTCTGTTCACTCATGCTGATGTGCTGAGGGGCAAGCCTATAGAGACATATATCAGTAAAAgcaatgaattaaaacaattgaTCAAGACCTGTTGGGGAAGATATCACTCATTcaacaatgagaacagaaataATCGAGATCAGGTCACAGAACTTCTGCAAATGATACGtaaaatggttctttttaatGGAGGAAAGGAGTATGCTTTTCAGATATATAAAGAAGCTCAGGAAATCGGAAAGCTCAGCTCTAAAAGACACTGA